In the Schistocerca gregaria isolate iqSchGreg1 chromosome 6, iqSchGreg1.2, whole genome shotgun sequence genome, one interval contains:
- the LOC126278332 gene encoding equilibrative nucleoside transporter 3 isoform X2, whose translation MEYSVNTRPLLQQSESESDFDDGAATKNRPAEDDDHVVVTDDVKPLFKVREPCDRFNLAYVIFYLLGMTTLLPWCFFITADDYWMYKLRDVNQSSFEMYDLDIDQKSDLQASFTAYLSVASTVPNTLFLVLNSLLSHRISLKIRMVGSVSIVVLLFIETTVLVKIDTDNWQEIFFIVTLATVVVLNIASAVLQGGLFGIVAKFPSRYITAVVSGQALGGIFAALAEIVSLCIGATPVNSAFVYFMIADGTLILSLIAYLVLSRSVFFQYFTKEKEAVSTLQYEPATIEAIDRQPVREISYKTILSKMWVYGFSVWMTFFVTLSLYPSVTVLINSTKKGNGSAWNDIYFVPVVAYLIFSLCDYIGRITAGILKWPRGSAWLIGLISILRVVFIPLFLMCNAHPRHHGVPLLINSDVYYIILMVIFGLSNGYLANITLICVPR comes from the exons ATGGAGTACTCAGTCAATACCAGGCCACTCCTTCAACAGAGTGAAAGTGAGAGTGATTTTGACGATGGAGCAGCAACGAAAAATCGTCCTGCTGAAGATGATGACCATGTTGTCGTCACAGATGATGTCAAACCTCTGTTTAAAGTCAGGGAACCATGTGACAG GTTTAACCTAGCTTATGTTATATTTTACCTGTTGGGAATGACTACTTTGCTTCCGTGGTGTTTCTTCATTACAGCAGATGAT TACTGGATGTATAAACTGAGGGATGTTAATCAGAGCTCTTTTGAGATGTATGACCTTGATATTGATCAGAAGTCAGATTTGCAAGCCAGTTTCACAGCTTAcctcagtgttgcatcaacagtccCCAATACACTCTTCCTTGTGTTGAACTCCTTACTTAGTCACAG GATATCATTAAAAATACGAATGGTGGGATCAGTTTCGATTGTTGTCTTACTATTCATTGAGACCACAGTCCTGGTAAAAATAGATACAGACAATT GGCAGGAGATCTTTTTTATAGTCACGCTGGCAACAGTTGTGGTTCTTAATA TTGCATCTGCTGTACTCCAAGGTGGCCTCTTTGGTATAGTCGCAAAGTTTCCATCTCGGTATATCACTGCTGTTGTCAGTGGTCAAGCTCTTGGaggaatatttgctgctcttgCAGAAATTGTGTCCCTATGCATTGGAGCCACACCAGTCAACAGTGCATTTGTTTACTTTATGATTGCTGATGGAACACTGATTCTATCATTGATCGCATATCTGGTGCTTTCACGTTCG GTATTCTTCCAGtattttacaaaagaaaaagaagcagtgaGTACACTACAATATGAACCTGCTACAATTGAAGCAATTGACAGGCAGCCTGTAAGAGAAATTTCTTATAAAACAATTCTCAGTAAG ATGTGGGTGTACGGATTCTCAGTGTGGATGACTTTTTTCGTGACCCTTTCTTTATACCCTTCTGTGACTGTCCTTATAAATTCGACAAAGAAAGGGAATGGTTCTGCTTGGAATG ATATCTACTTTGTTCCTGTGGTTGCTTACTTGATCTTCAGTTTGTGTGATTACATTGGTCGAATCACTGCTGGAATTTTGAAATGG CCCCGTGGCAGTGCGTGGCTGATAGGGCTTATCAGCATCTTACGAGTTGTATTCATTCCACTATTTCTGATGTGCAACGCCCATCCGAGACACCATGGCGTGCCTTTGCTTATAAATTCAGATGTGTATTACATCATACTCATGGTGATTTTTGGTCTTTCAAATGGATATTTGGCAAATATCACCTTGATATGTGTTCCAAGGTAA
- the LOC126278332 gene encoding equilibrative nucleoside transporter 3 isoform X1 gives MEYSVNTRPLLQQSESESDFDDGAATKNRPAEDDDHVVVTDDVKPLFKVREPCDRFNLAYVIFYLLGMTTLLPWCFFITADDYWMYKLRDVNQSSFEMYDLDIDQKSDLQASFTAYLSVASTVPNTLFLVLNSLLSHRISLKIRMVGSVSIVVLLFIETTVLVKIDTDNWQEIFFIVTLATVVVLNIASAVLQGGLFGIVAKFPSRYITAVVSGQALGGIFAALAEIVSLCIGATPVNSAFVYFMIADGTLILSLIAYLVLSRSVFFQYFTKEKEAVSTLQYEPATIEAIDRQPVREISYKTILSKMWVYGFSVWMTFFVTLSLYPSVTVLINSTKKGNGSAWNDIYFVPVVAYLIFSLCDYIGRITAGILKWPRGSAWLIGLISILRVVFIPLFLMCNAHPRHHGVPLLINSDVYYIILMVIFGLSNGYLANITLICVPRVVDAAEQETASSMMAAFLGLGLACGSALSLLLIKVL, from the exons ATGGAGTACTCAGTCAATACCAGGCCACTCCTTCAACAGAGTGAAAGTGAGAGTGATTTTGACGATGGAGCAGCAACGAAAAATCGTCCTGCTGAAGATGATGACCATGTTGTCGTCACAGATGATGTCAAACCTCTGTTTAAAGTCAGGGAACCATGTGACAG GTTTAACCTAGCTTATGTTATATTTTACCTGTTGGGAATGACTACTTTGCTTCCGTGGTGTTTCTTCATTACAGCAGATGAT TACTGGATGTATAAACTGAGGGATGTTAATCAGAGCTCTTTTGAGATGTATGACCTTGATATTGATCAGAAGTCAGATTTGCAAGCCAGTTTCACAGCTTAcctcagtgttgcatcaacagtccCCAATACACTCTTCCTTGTGTTGAACTCCTTACTTAGTCACAG GATATCATTAAAAATACGAATGGTGGGATCAGTTTCGATTGTTGTCTTACTATTCATTGAGACCACAGTCCTGGTAAAAATAGATACAGACAATT GGCAGGAGATCTTTTTTATAGTCACGCTGGCAACAGTTGTGGTTCTTAATA TTGCATCTGCTGTACTCCAAGGTGGCCTCTTTGGTATAGTCGCAAAGTTTCCATCTCGGTATATCACTGCTGTTGTCAGTGGTCAAGCTCTTGGaggaatatttgctgctcttgCAGAAATTGTGTCCCTATGCATTGGAGCCACACCAGTCAACAGTGCATTTGTTTACTTTATGATTGCTGATGGAACACTGATTCTATCATTGATCGCATATCTGGTGCTTTCACGTTCG GTATTCTTCCAGtattttacaaaagaaaaagaagcagtgaGTACACTACAATATGAACCTGCTACAATTGAAGCAATTGACAGGCAGCCTGTAAGAGAAATTTCTTATAAAACAATTCTCAGTAAG ATGTGGGTGTACGGATTCTCAGTGTGGATGACTTTTTTCGTGACCCTTTCTTTATACCCTTCTGTGACTGTCCTTATAAATTCGACAAAGAAAGGGAATGGTTCTGCTTGGAATG ATATCTACTTTGTTCCTGTGGTTGCTTACTTGATCTTCAGTTTGTGTGATTACATTGGTCGAATCACTGCTGGAATTTTGAAATGG CCCCGTGGCAGTGCGTGGCTGATAGGGCTTATCAGCATCTTACGAGTTGTATTCATTCCACTATTTCTGATGTGCAACGCCCATCCGAGACACCATGGCGTGCCTTTGCTTATAAATTCAGATGTGTATTACATCATACTCATGGTGATTTTTGGTCTTTCAAATGGATATTTGGCAAATATCACCTTGATATGTGTTCCAAG